ggataaattatgtgggaagcgagagtgtttatgtaccaatagcaataacgacccatgctatggccatgtcttgataatttttggtccttcacagaaaacatgcttgcatcaatctgtagcctgcatggttaagcatatatgttaccatggtccaggatttattgacacaggttgattatacgctgaataatccaaccacatttttgtttggaagtggaatgaaataatggaaattgcattcattgcaacgtgtaaaaagagttgagatactgtattataattttgctgcatgtcattgtggtatatatcatgtctagattggtgaatatgttttgtttgtgactatttgaagcagaaataatatgtgaatgcttcattgagcataattacgACTGGTAACTACTCATTAATGGCACATTAATGCACGCGTTaagcaagccgtcttaaatgaccacctaaactgtcatttggcaacctaaaaagctgcctaggttgcccggctggcaacagggaaaaaagttaGGTGAGGGCcctggggaatggagaagggggtgaAGAGTGGAGCGGGAGGAAGGGAAGaaggagaagggtgggggggggggaggggttgagttACGGAGAAGGATGgattggggtgggaggagggaagtggggggtggagaagagaggggagttcagttacattcactgaatccatccctgtgaaaagttggaGATGgcgattggatctggaagcggaccaatacatctgtaaataaagctGGACAGACatattttcatttgcacaatttattttattgtattaattttaatatattaattattAAAATCCATACATTgatggaagaatattttacagcccacctgtggtccctaaccccaaccctaaccctaaccggtcgtcacccgcaggacagcatacgtcagtgtgtgacagggcgcacggcATGATGAGACAGCCAGAtatcgcccctggattttgaacattccaaaatccagaggTGACAGGCAATCACCGCGtgtcactacatgcgtcaccacGAATCAGGCCCAACCACGACGCGACAAcatcttttcaggctgtcgccgaaaatgtcacccaagtgggacaggcctctcACGCTGCGAAACTTGAGGGTAAGGCTTTCGAAGGCGGCGCCGCCGGCAAACTTCTCCCTGGCCAGGTTCTCGATCACCTCAGACTCGAGTCCGCAGTGCTCGAAGAAACTGTCCAAGCCTGAGCAGGCTCGGGAGAAGCGGCAGCTTAAGTCAGAGCGCGAGCGCCATAATCCGCCTTCACCAACCAGCCGCTTGAGCAGCTCCTTGGGGCAACCTGATGCTGCTTCTCGTGGCGCTGCTGAcgtggttacttgtgcaccctgggaTAGAGCTGGCGTGGCGACTGGTGCTTCCTGGGGCGCTGCTGGAGTGGGTACTTGTGCACCGTTGGGTGCTGCTGGTGTACTTGTGCACCTTTGGGTGCTCCTAGTGTAGGTACTTTTGCACCCTGGGTtgttgctggcgaggctgctgttTCTCCCTGGAGTGCTGCTCATGTGGTTACATGTGAACCCCGGAGGGCTGCTGGTGTGGTTACTTGTGCACCATGGGGTGCTGCAGCCTCTGTCCCCTCTGCCAATTCTCCCCCTTCTGATGTTGCTGCTCCCGTTGCCAGCCCCTGCTGCTTGTCGCCCCGGCTGCTAGAGCCGGGCAGTAGCCAACGGACCAGGCTGCAAGTGCCCTTGAAACTGCGGGCGCTGCTGGTGGCCGCCGCTCCTCGCATAAACTCGCACTTCTGCCGGTACATGGCCAGCGAGTCAGGCCTGAGCTGCCTCTTGGAGCTGGAGCGACGCACAATGTCAGGTGGGAGCCCCAGCTGCCCGCTCTGCTGGGGGCTGCCGGAGGCCAGGTAAGTCTTCATCCTGCTGCTGGCCCCGCTGCCGCTGCCTTCCCCAGAGGCAGAGCTGCCCCAAACCTTTGCACCATCTCGCCGTCTGGCTCTTCAAGTGCTTGGCCTTGTCGGCAGCCAGTCTCTCCACAGCGCTCTGCCGACCCATCCTGTCCCCCTCCATTTGACTGCGGGGGTAGCCGGGACCCTAGGACATGAGCCTTAGCGGCAGAGAGATGCTCGCCTTGGGCGGCAAGCTTGCAGTGGGCGCGATCTCGCTCGGCATCTTACTTTTATCCAGCCAACGAGGACAAACACGTTTTCACATCTGCAAAGAAGGACTTCCATGAGCAATGACAGGCTGTCTGCAATTGCCTTCATCAACATTCACCATGACTTTGCCCATAACTTGGACAAAGTGGTGACTAGGTTTGCGCAGTTACATTCCtggaaaatggaactggaaaaCAAGATTTATGGCTAAATGGCAATATATGCAGGCGTGCCACGagtgtccattccctgcatcacTACACCAGGACTTCCATGAACAATGACAGGCTGTCTGCACTCGCCTTAATGCACATTCACTATGACTTTGCCCATGACTTGGACAAAGTGGTGAATAGGTTTGCACAGTTACATTCTCGGGAAATGGAACTATTTCATGTTGAagttgatgtgatgtgaagttgttaggtcaggaggaccattaaCGGTGTACTGCACgcactaacacagtctaacagtaacaggcaatcaaatcaacacacaaaacattttctaaaaaaaggttttctttaaatttggtgcaaaaagctccaaaataaggctcagaatgcatcagagggcATCTAAAACCCCAAAGCTTTAACCCCTTAAGCGGGCCATGGAACCCGAACGTGAGGGGCTTCCCGCTTGTGATGTGCACTGCGTGCACATTTTTTCACATAACATTTTTGGAAgcttgtcatgccacccccctttatgaaaagcttcgtacgggcctgggtttaggacccttcttcagactgattgaagggcaggacgaaagaaagctggaagccagaaggcttgtaggttaattggcatctgtaaattgcttctactttgcagaagcttagtttaatttattgtcatgtgcacagtaaaaagcttttgttgcgtgctaacatgacaacagaaagacaatacatgattacaatcgagccatccacagggtacagaaatatgatcaagggaataacgtgaataacgcttagtgcaagctAAACATCATTAAAATCTTATTTAAGGTTGTCCGGgcatctccaatgaggaagaGAGTAGCTCAAGGCCGCACTCTAGTGGTCgatggaatggttcagttgcctgataacagacagTGGGATAGCATTGAGCTGGTGTGAAAGGGAATTCAATGGATGGTGTGAACTCGAtggtccgaaggacctgtttcccttctgtatctctaaacttaactgacCGCAGGCCTGAGGAATGATTGCAATCGACTGGTCAAATAATGGGGTAGCATTTTtctaagatacacacaaaataccggagtaactcagcgggtcaggcagtatctgtggggagaaggaatgggtgaggtttcgggtcgagacccttcttcaaactgataatcaggggagtgggagtctggagataaggaagggtaaggtgtgaaaataacagatcaaagcagacgatgcagATCGAAGCGAAGCATTTTTCTAACACTTGTTTGTTTTCAAGTAACAGGTAACCATTATTAAATCCTTCATTAGATCCTCAgtgccctcctccctctcccactagggggcgctgcattgatgtttttctatcttttttttatctttgtctgttttaaaagtatgttttggaggtttctttagtttttctatgtggggaatGGGGTGTAGGGTacggggaaaccgtttcccagtcacttcctggcgaggatgcgactattctccgagttgcgtcctcgcccccctcctctcggcctaccaactggattggcacagcctttcctgccggggaacgGGCCAGAGCTTCAACGGCGgggcagcactggattcaccgcggagcgagcgatgccttacctggatcgccctTTGAAGCTGCGGAGTGTCGGGCCTGCTGCAACaatatcgcggagctgtggtttgtagagcttccagcgcgggcggcgctgacttcaacatcgtggactACTGGGACCTTTTGCCGTGGGTCGCCagggtgaatctccacccagcgtggcctgtggacttcgggagccgcggacttcgGTAGGaaatggccgattcggatgtcgaAGCCCCTgaggttctcccgttccgacatcggagttccaGCATCctggtgagagggcctgaacatcgggcggCCTGTAGTGGCGACACAATCCCAAGGACCACAAATGCACCATCTCGGCGACGTCCTGCAGCTCCACGGTGCCACTTCCGGAGTACAACAAGCAGAACGAGGAAAATTGCATCATCCACGTCAGTCTCTAGAAAGGCAATGGGAAGGTGTACACAAAAGCATTGTGGTACGTGCGTGGCATTCTTCCACGGCTCAGATACTACTTTATACCGATTCGGTTGTCGAAGCCcctgaggttgttctcccgttacgacgtcggagttccatgattctggcgagagggcctgaacatcaggctgCCTGTAGTGGCGACAGTgaagggttcgggagccccccgaccacgggtgaacaacagaggacaacagaggaggatgactgaactttggtgccttccctcacagtgggaaattttgattccgctgtgtggggatatctatgttaaagactatcatgttctgtgctcttttttatttgtatggctgtatgataaccacacatttcactgtaccaattggtacgtgacaaataaatgtctctagTCTCTCTTGTCTTGTCTCAATACACCTAGCGTCTGAAGTAAACACTTTTTCCCTTCCTCTTCAGGTGACCAACCAAAAGAGCTCCCCGGTCGTAATGCAGAGAGCCATGT
This genomic window from Leucoraja erinacea ecotype New England unplaced genomic scaffold, Leri_hhj_1 Leri_242S, whole genome shotgun sequence contains:
- the LOC129716477 gene encoding protein FAM110C-like → MKTYLASGSPQQSGQLGLPPDIVRRSSSKRQLRPDSLAMYRQKCEFMRGAAATSSARSFKGTCSLVRWLLPGSSSRGDKQQGLATGAATSEGGELAEGTEAAAPHGAQVTTPAALRGSHVTTWSTQRCTSTPAAPNGAQVPTPAAPQEAPVATPALSQGAQVTTSAAPREAASGCPKELLKRLVGEGGLWRSRSDLSCRFSRACSGLDSFFEHCGLESEVIENLAREKFAGGAAFESLTLKFRSVRGLSHLGDIFGDSLKRCCRVVVGPDSW